A portion of the Chlamydia caviae GPIC genome contains these proteins:
- a CDS encoding membrane protein — protein MNSKLKKHLRLASLSLLALSGIFSSSTLNAMPSGNPAYPVIPSINPEQKGMCAFDLCNSYDLLAALTGSLKLGFSGDYIFSESARVKNVPVVTSVNTTGTGPTPTITSTVKDFDFDLNDSKVSASYIFASVTLQDTSPAAIPLLDISFDVKIGGLKQYYRLPLNAYRDYTSSPLASESQVTDGLVEIQSNYGFVWDLNLKKIIWKDGISFLGVGVDYRHAACPINYIVVNSQANPEVYFEDSTGKISYKEWSASIGITTYVNDYILPYVSASVGSSSRTVPADSFKRLESQFSNLKFKVRKITNFHRANFCCGVTSCASDNFFYSVEGRWGYQRALNVTAGFQF, from the coding sequence ATGAATAGCAAGCTGAAAAAGCATCTACGTTTAGCATCTCTCTCTCTTCTAGCTTTATCAGGAATTTTTTCTTCCTCGACTCTGAATGCTATGCCGTCGGGAAATCCTGCCTATCCTGTAATTCCTAGCATCAATCCAGAACAAAAAGGCATGTGTGCTTTTGACCTCTGCAACAGCTATGATCTCTTAGCAGCACTTACAGGAAGTTTAAAATTAGGATTTTCTGGAGATTATATTTTTTCAGAAAGTGCAAGAGTGAAGAATGTTCCTGTGGTGACATCTGTCAATACGACAGGAACCGGGCCTACGCCTACAATTACCTCAACAGTAAAAGACTTTGACTTCGATCTAAATGATTCTAAGGTTAGCGCTAGCTACATCTTTGCCTCAGTAACTCTCCAAGATACTTCACCAGCTGCTATTCCCCTTTTAGACATCAGCTTTGATGTGAAAATCGGAGGCTTAAAACAATACTACCGTCTTCCTCTAAACGCTTATAGAGACTATACTTCTTCCCCTCTTGCTTCTGAATCACAAGTTACCGACGGTCTGGTAGAAATCCAAAGTAACTACGGTTTCGTTTGGGATTTAAATTTGAAAAAGATCATTTGGAAAGATGGGATTTCTTTCCTAGGCGTTGGTGTAGATTACCGCCATGCTGCCTGCCCTATTAACTACATCGTAGTCAATAGCCAGGCAAATCCTGAAGTATACTTCGAAGATTCTACCGGGAAAATCAGCTATAAAGAATGGTCGGCGAGTATAGGAATTACCACCTATGTCAATGACTACATCCTTCCTTATGTTTCTGCTTCTGTAGGGAGTTCTTCAAGAACAGTGCCCGCAGATAGTTTTAAACGTTTAGAAAGCCAGTTTTCTAACCTTAAGTTCAAAGTACGTAAAATCACGAACTTTCATAGAGCGAACTTTTGCTGTGGTGTCACAAGCTGTGCATCAGATAACTTCTTCTATAGCGTTGAAGGACGTTGGGGTTACCAACGTGCTCTAAACGTAACCGCAGGCTTCCAATTCTAA
- a CDS encoding CT620/CT621 family type III secretion system effector: MTNSPIQRYQQSNQIFEGSVFAERRVSPAEVAADYTKMNEVASHLKIMQDLLKEASNLGLRREFIASLNQDFLDAGFELAVIQTVLTEKENKELRKEANKVFQEHLDRISPQALTTAPELAPVKDSIVNKMPFQSAFAYILLDKYIPAQETALYALGRELNLSGYAQNLFSPLLETIKSFNSAPIIYNLGSYISQTSDTANFKYGYQMIVDRYEEECLHLKNDIKSAENAQLLLKQISKNIQDNASLSDEQKKQLQDIVKSYDSELVIMIKQMKNLMLNLSSLIFIPGNSEYEPSYKIMGSDFSIITLQDLEHIVVDGEIDIDKGTSKGGLLNFFNNCLADVQNYGDLAQTHQLMLELQMRAMQQEWSLIAASLKLMHNVYRTLISSY; the protein is encoded by the coding sequence ATGACAAACTCTCCAATACAAAGATATCAGCAGTCTAATCAGATTTTTGAAGGCTCGGTGTTTGCAGAACGTCGTGTTTCTCCTGCTGAGGTAGCTGCAGATTATACAAAGATGAATGAGGTAGCCTCTCACCTAAAAATCATGCAAGACTTGCTTAAAGAGGCGAGTAATTTAGGATTGCGTAGGGAATTTATAGCTTCTTTAAATCAGGACTTTTTAGACGCAGGATTTGAACTAGCTGTGATACAAACCGTACTTACGGAAAAGGAAAATAAAGAGCTACGTAAGGAAGCAAATAAGGTTTTCCAGGAACATTTAGATAGGATATCTCCACAAGCGTTAACAACGGCTCCCGAACTTGCTCCTGTCAAAGACTCTATAGTTAATAAAATGCCTTTCCAATCGGCATTCGCCTATATTCTCTTGGATAAATACATTCCTGCGCAAGAAACAGCGTTATATGCTCTAGGAAGAGAGCTCAATCTTTCAGGATATGCGCAGAACTTATTTAGTCCTCTTTTAGAGACGATAAAGAGCTTTAACTCTGCCCCTATCATTTACAATTTAGGGTCTTATATTTCTCAAACATCAGACACGGCGAATTTTAAATACGGTTATCAGATGATTGTAGATCGCTATGAGGAAGAGTGTCTACATTTGAAAAATGATATAAAAAGCGCTGAAAACGCTCAGCTTTTGTTAAAGCAAATTTCTAAGAATATTCAAGACAACGCCTCACTGTCTGATGAACAGAAAAAACAGCTTCAGGATATCGTCAAATCCTATGATAGTGAATTAGTCATTATGATAAAGCAGATGAAGAACCTGATGTTAAATCTGAGTTCTCTTATTTTCATTCCTGGAAATAGTGAATACGAACCTTCATATAAGATCATGGGTTCTGACTTCTCCATCATTACATTGCAGGATTTGGAGCATATAGTTGTTGATGGAGAGATTGATATCGATAAGGGAACGTCAAAAGGCGGTTTGTTAAATTTCTTTAACAACTGTCTTGCTGACGTGCAAAATTATGGTGATTTAGCGCAGACGCACCAGCTAATGTTAGAACTTCAAATGCGTGCTATGCAGCAGGAGTGGAGCTTAATTGCAGCATCGTTGAAACTCATGCATAACGTATACCGCACGCTAATCAGCTCGTATTAG
- a CDS encoding CT620/CT621 family type III secretion system effector, whose product MTVQPSYITFNRNVTAALLGDQVDMTMPFSSSVFLFQELDQKAKGLKYALGLLQEAETKLPVAQISSEFVDAAFKNIPEEKIAFPNVDYDSMKVDEILANPNLAAAKLYIEGLERSFDDWLKDIDQGGIFNPTEAEKTLVQEYRIRLSTLKQAFTEGNPTDAQYTSLYGLAKEFVGTIEKLEGKDAPPKSKVINFWQNMMVVYNAMISLSYPVSEQLNIKIAECSLNIEEANKVIELIRQFSSSLKDLLNPVWDISSTATNLTGSGYNAMQGGMTRTYIVLAGVYRMLMDKYSSNAADTMPTEVKAGVTTFINAMGGLKMGERATLPSFLSLLYSYLVCAGQYGEKSSSAQADYKKVLQEELSYWDERGNSSFNVADVPLKTFANSPTTSYEGISLFYNGSQTNLNPEFFQKCVELMTKQPSKVMSRSDYQKVIDGMNNGIKQIQAQITKWTEESAKLMAQKDSMDPTTLNYFESMKEGKKTFVDTSPIQMVYSSLLLDKYLPNQQHVLETLGVQMTFSNKAAKYMNQIISQVTNFQTADVYYSLAIYLRQMNLQALTDALGKAQSVLDKEKVRCKSDIERCLRTKTELKKILDNIKRDAELTSSQQRELRQTISGYEFQFEALLRNLGNLYIFLNSMEFTPVEKPDEVDEAFDIQVNKQKSDNWPRFLSAFESFVIEGGENGIIPGGEQQILQSLEATQQNFTTFNQNQQLALQLESSAIQQEWTMVSAALALMNQIFAKLTRRFK is encoded by the coding sequence GTGACGGTACAACCATCCTACATTACTTTTAATCGCAATGTAACGGCGGCACTACTTGGTGATCAGGTAGATATGACAATGCCGTTTTCTAGTTCTGTGTTTCTTTTTCAAGAATTAGATCAGAAGGCAAAAGGATTAAAATACGCGCTTGGTTTGTTGCAAGAAGCAGAGACTAAGTTGCCCGTAGCGCAAATTTCTTCGGAGTTTGTAGATGCTGCCTTTAAAAATATCCCTGAAGAGAAAATTGCATTTCCGAATGTGGATTATGATTCTATGAAAGTAGATGAGATCTTAGCCAATCCAAATCTTGCTGCTGCAAAACTTTATATAGAGGGACTTGAGAGGAGTTTTGATGATTGGCTGAAGGATATTGATCAGGGGGGGATTTTTAATCCTACAGAAGCTGAAAAGACATTAGTTCAAGAATATAGAATAAGATTAAGTACGTTAAAACAGGCCTTTACAGAAGGAAACCCTACAGATGCTCAATACACATCTCTATATGGCTTAGCTAAGGAATTTGTAGGGACAATAGAAAAGCTAGAGGGAAAAGACGCACCGCCAAAAAGTAAGGTTATCAATTTTTGGCAGAACATGATGGTGGTTTACAATGCCATGATCTCTTTGTCTTATCCTGTTTCTGAACAATTAAATATTAAAATTGCTGAGTGCTCATTAAATATTGAAGAAGCGAATAAAGTTATTGAGCTCATACGTCAGTTTTCAAGTTCCCTTAAAGATCTACTCAATCCTGTTTGGGATATCTCTTCAACAGCAACTAATTTAACAGGTTCTGGTTATAACGCTATGCAAGGTGGTATGACGCGGACGTACATAGTGCTTGCTGGAGTGTATCGTATGCTTATGGATAAATATTCAAGTAATGCAGCCGATACTATGCCTACAGAAGTTAAAGCTGGGGTGACCACTTTTATAAATGCTATGGGTGGGCTGAAGATGGGAGAAAGAGCTACTTTACCTAGTTTTCTAAGTTTACTGTATTCTTACTTAGTGTGTGCAGGACAGTATGGGGAAAAATCTTCTTCAGCCCAGGCAGATTATAAAAAAGTCCTTCAGGAAGAGCTATCTTATTGGGATGAACGGGGCAATAGTAGTTTTAATGTTGCAGATGTCCCTTTAAAGACGTTTGCTAATAGCCCTACAACATCTTATGAAGGGATATCTTTATTTTACAACGGAAGCCAAACTAATCTTAACCCCGAATTTTTTCAAAAATGCGTTGAGTTAATGACGAAGCAACCTAGTAAGGTGATGTCACGTTCTGATTATCAGAAAGTAATTGATGGGATGAATAACGGTATTAAGCAAATCCAAGCTCAAATTACTAAGTGGACAGAAGAATCGGCAAAGTTAATGGCTCAAAAGGATTCTATGGATCCTACGACATTAAATTATTTCGAGAGCATGAAAGAGGGGAAAAAGACCTTTGTAGATACTTCTCCAATACAAATGGTTTACTCATCTTTATTATTAGATAAATATTTACCCAATCAGCAGCACGTTTTAGAGACGTTAGGGGTACAGATGACATTCTCTAATAAAGCTGCTAAGTACATGAATCAAATTATTTCTCAAGTTACAAATTTCCAAACTGCAGATGTCTATTATTCTTTAGCGATATACCTGCGTCAGATGAACCTTCAGGCTCTTACTGATGCGTTAGGGAAAGCACAGAGTGTTTTAGATAAGGAAAAAGTACGTTGTAAAAGTGACATTGAGCGTTGTCTGAGGACAAAAACTGAACTCAAGAAAATTTTAGACAACATCAAACGTGATGCCGAGTTGACCTCTTCTCAACAACGGGAGCTTCGTCAGACAATTTCTGGCTATGAGTTTCAGTTCGAGGCTTTATTGCGTAATCTTGGGAATCTTTATATCTTCCTAAACAGTATGGAGTTTACTCCTGTAGAAAAACCCGACGAAGTTGATGAGGCTTTTGATATTCAGGTTAACAAACAGAAGTCTGACAATTGGCCTCGTTTCTTATCAGCTTTTGAAAGCTTTGTTATTGAAGGTGGTGAAAACGGGATTATTCCTGGTGGTGAGCAGCAGATCTTACAGAGTTTAGAAGCTACCCAACAGAATTTTACAACCTTTAACCAAAACCAACAGCTCGCATTACAGTTAGAATCTTCCGCAATTCAGCAAGAATGGACTATGGTCAGCGCTGCTTTAGCATTGATGAATCAGATATTTGCGAAGTTAACACGTAGATTTAAATAG
- a CDS encoding phosphoenolpyruvate carboxykinase (GTP), producing the protein MTSAWSSEIQHEGLKQWIQEVAELVTPDDIRICNGSDSEYAEVYGIMEKSGVAIPLNPDVHPNCFLVRSSPEDVARVEQFTFICTTKKEDAGPTNNWRDPQEMRQELQGLFRGCMRGRTLYVIPFCMGPLNSPFSLIGVELTDSPYVVCSMKIMTRMGAEVLKSLGTTGSFHKCLHSVGAPLSPGEKDVAWPCNPKNMRIVHFQDDSSVMSFGSGYGGNALLGKKSVALRLASYIARSQGWLAEHMLIIGVTNPEGQKKYFAASFPSACGKTNLAMLMPKIPGWEVECIGDDIAWIRPGPDGRLYAVNPEFGFFGVAPGTSETTNPNALATCKTNSVFTNVALTPDGNVWWEGLTSQPPEGLIDWRGNPWQPGGAPAAHPNSRFTAPVKQCPVLDPQWNSPEGVPIEAIIFGGRRSETIPLVYEALSWQHGVTIGASMSSATTAAIVGEQGKLRHDPFAMLPFCGYNMAHYFDHWLSFASNTSLKLPKIYGVNWFRKDKDGNFIWPGFSDNLRVIEWIFRRTNGEESIAKKTPIGYLPEESSLNLEGLNLSSQALQDLLSVDVSGWLKEVANVREYCKIFGSDLPQTITDELFRIERELK; encoded by the coding sequence ATGACCAGTGCATGGAGTAGTGAAATTCAGCATGAAGGTTTAAAACAATGGATCCAAGAAGTTGCTGAATTAGTAACTCCTGACGACATTCGTATATGTAATGGCTCCGATTCTGAATATGCTGAAGTTTATGGCATAATGGAAAAATCAGGAGTGGCTATTCCTTTAAATCCTGACGTACACCCCAACTGTTTTTTAGTACGTTCTTCTCCTGAAGATGTTGCGCGTGTTGAGCAGTTTACTTTTATTTGCACTACAAAAAAAGAGGATGCAGGTCCTACAAATAATTGGCGGGATCCTCAAGAGATGCGTCAGGAATTACAAGGTCTTTTCCGTGGGTGTATGCGTGGAAGAACCTTATATGTGATTCCTTTTTGCATGGGACCATTAAATTCTCCATTTTCTCTTATTGGTGTTGAACTTACTGATTCTCCATACGTTGTTTGTTCTATGAAGATCATGACGCGGATGGGAGCGGAGGTATTAAAATCTCTAGGAACAACAGGTTCTTTCCATAAGTGTCTACACAGTGTGGGTGCCCCCTTATCTCCAGGTGAAAAAGATGTTGCCTGGCCTTGCAATCCTAAGAATATGCGTATCGTGCATTTCCAAGATGACAGTAGTGTCATGTCTTTTGGTAGTGGTTATGGGGGTAATGCTTTACTTGGGAAGAAAAGCGTAGCATTACGTTTAGCTTCTTATATAGCTCGTTCGCAAGGTTGGCTTGCGGAGCATATGTTAATTATCGGTGTGACTAATCCTGAAGGGCAGAAGAAGTATTTCGCAGCTTCTTTCCCTAGTGCTTGTGGTAAAACCAACTTGGCTATGCTCATGCCTAAAATTCCTGGTTGGGAAGTCGAATGTATTGGCGATGACATTGCTTGGATACGTCCTGGTCCTGATGGCAGGTTATATGCTGTAAATCCCGAGTTTGGTTTCTTTGGTGTTGCTCCGGGAACATCGGAAACGACAAATCCTAATGCTTTAGCTACTTGCAAAACTAATTCGGTCTTTACTAACGTTGCTTTAACGCCAGATGGGAACGTTTGGTGGGAAGGGTTAACGAGTCAGCCTCCTGAAGGCCTTATAGATTGGCGTGGGAATCCGTGGCAACCTGGAGGGGCTCCTGCAGCACATCCGAATTCTAGATTTACGGCTCCTGTAAAACAGTGTCCTGTTTTAGATCCTCAATGGAATAGTCCAGAAGGTGTACCTATAGAGGCGATTATTTTTGGTGGTCGTCGTTCTGAGACTATACCTTTAGTTTATGAGGCTTTAAGTTGGCAGCATGGGGTTACCATTGGTGCCAGCATGTCTTCGGCGACTACTGCAGCTATTGTTGGCGAGCAGGGTAAGTTACGCCATGATCCTTTTGCTATGTTGCCTTTCTGTGGTTACAACATGGCACATTATTTTGATCATTGGCTATCCTTTGCTTCTAATACAAGTTTAAAACTACCAAAGATCTATGGTGTGAACTGGTTCCGTAAGGATAAAGATGGCAATTTCATCTGGCCAGGATTTAGTGACAATCTTCGTGTTATAGAATGGATTTTCCGAAGGACAAACGGCGAAGAGTCCATCGCTAAGAAAACACCTATTGGTTATCTACCAGAGGAATCTTCTTTAAACTTAGAGGGCCTCAACTTATCTTCACAAGCTCTTCAGGATCTACTATCTGTAGATGTTTCTGGATGGCTTAAAGAGGTTGCTAATGTTCGTGAGTACTGTAAGATCTTCGGGTCAGACCTTCCTCAAACAATCACGGATGAGTTATTCAGAATAGAAAGAGAATTAAAATAA
- a CDS encoding rod shape-determining protein, which yields MSPHRSLFKIKNLSNRLYNKTLGRFDKVFNFFSGNVGIDLGTANTLVYVRGRGIVLSEPSVVAVDAQTHTVLAVGHKAKAMLGKTPRKIMAVRPMKDGVIADFEIAEGMLKALIKRVTPSRSMFRPRILIAVPSGITGVEKRAVEDSALHAGAQEVILIEEPMAAAIGVDLPVHEPAASMIIDIGGGTTEIAIISLGGIVESRSLRIAGDEFDECIINYMRRTYNLMIGPRTAEEIKITIGSAYPLGDHELEMEVRGRDQVAGLPITKRINSVEIRECLAEPIQQIIECVRLTLEKCPPELSADLVERGMVLAGGGALIKGLDKALSKNTGLSVITAPHPLLAVCLGTGKALEHLDQFKKRKGNMV from the coding sequence ATGAGCCCACATCGAAGCTTATTTAAAATTAAAAATCTTTCCAATCGATTGTACAACAAGACTTTAGGCCGTTTTGATAAAGTTTTCAACTTTTTTTCTGGCAACGTTGGTATCGATTTAGGAACTGCGAACACCTTAGTATATGTTCGTGGACGGGGTATTGTTCTTAGTGAACCTTCTGTAGTTGCTGTCGATGCTCAAACGCATACAGTGCTTGCTGTTGGTCACAAAGCTAAGGCTATGTTGGGGAAAACCCCAAGGAAAATCATGGCGGTCCGGCCTATGAAAGACGGTGTGATTGCAGATTTTGAAATAGCAGAGGGAATGTTAAAAGCGTTGATCAAACGTGTAACGCCTTCTCGCAGTATGTTCCGACCAAGAATTCTCATTGCTGTACCTTCGGGGATTACTGGTGTGGAAAAGCGTGCTGTTGAAGACTCTGCTTTACATGCTGGAGCTCAGGAGGTGATTTTAATAGAAGAGCCTATGGCTGCTGCTATTGGTGTGGATCTTCCTGTTCACGAACCCGCTGCAAGTATGATTATTGATATTGGTGGTGGAACTACGGAGATTGCTATTATTTCTCTAGGAGGAATTGTAGAATCTCGTTCTTTACGTATTGCTGGTGATGAATTCGATGAATGCATTATCAATTACATGCGTCGTACGTATAATCTTATGATTGGTCCCCGTACTGCTGAAGAAATTAAGATCACCATTGGTTCTGCGTATCCTTTGGGAGATCATGAACTTGAAATGGAAGTTCGCGGTCGTGATCAGGTGGCAGGACTGCCAATTACAAAAAGGATTAACTCTGTTGAAATTCGTGAATGTTTAGCAGAGCCTATCCAACAAATTATCGAATGCGTCCGTTTAACTTTAGAGAAGTGTCCTCCCGAACTTTCTGCTGATTTAGTTGAGCGTGGTATGGTATTGGCTGGGGGTGGGGCCTTGATTAAAGGTCTCGATAAAGCTTTGAGTAAAAATACAGGACTTTCTGTAATTACTGCACCTCATCCTTTACTTGCTGTTTGTCTAGGAACAGGAAAGGCTTTAGAACACTTAGATCAATTCAAAAAACGCAAAGGGAATATGGTATGA
- a CDS encoding DEAD/DEAH box helicase produces MLNFRKLRRDFTANILQDGKELFDQGAVINAKILSMNGESVCIGAQVRGLYDNVYECEIEVDRSKSDTIDSNCDCSYNYDCQHIVALLFYLEKYFNEMVVAYSQEADLETNQEINEEVKKELQETFVAAASREEERKDRAHQKEILSEYVHAANALSANPFFLPQEYLEKNSAELAVLFVASNDEVFRPNQHVEFQLVLRLPGRSKPFYISNIKTFLEGVLYQEPIILNGRRFFFTMQSFNVSDRKLIDLLIRYVRYANQAPEEKLLKSAYLTLTSLGVILAKMYEHQMADRGGGQVGEKESFSGMFCGNLEEPLYWSASAAKMKFDLDFFDTPYKALLMTPLILVDDETLQPEQAILLESNVPGIIHNNVYHHFAPQIRRAHLRSFLRLRDITIPEALFGSFRENALPVFKEYAEVSNVEVLNPFVTLPYVEDIRGVCNISYLDGELEAKLHFIYDSLTIPAASFALKYQDVHAFIRDDGILARNLVEERKITEEVFSGFIYDERDGAFHVKSEKKIVEFMTETIPNNQHRITFNCPETLSDQFIYDETVFDLSFKESSEVNTYEAELKVNGLLKGISLDLLWDCISAKKRFLELPKKGRNVKTPRRGRASSTTKLPCILVLDLEKISPVVQIFNEIGFKVLDNFVEKCPLWSLTGISPEIFKGLPVNFTMTDKLAEIQKQIRGEVAFDFQAVPEQIQATLRSYQTEGIHWLERLRKMHLNGILADDMGLGKTLQAIIAITQSRLEKGKGCSLIVCPTSLVYNWKEEFRKFNPEFKTMIVDGIPSHRRRQLAALSEYDVAITSYNLLQKDIDTYKDFVFDYVVLDEAHHIKNRTTRNAKSVKMIRSGHRLILTGTPIENSLEELWSLFDFLMPGLLSSYDRFVGKYIRTGNYMGNKTDNMVALKKKVAPFILRRMKEDVLEDLPPVSEILYHCHLTDSQKELYHSYAASAKKELSRLVKQEGFDRIHIHVLATLTRLKQICCHPAIFAKDVPEPGDSAKYDLLMDLLSSLVETGHKTVLFSQYTKMLSIIKKDLEARGVRFVYLDGSTKNRLELVNQFNEDPGLLVFLISLKAGGTGLNLVGADTVIHYDMWWNPAVENQATDRVHRIGQNRSVSSYKLVTLNTIEEKILSLQNRKKSLVKKVINSDDEVVSKLTWEEVLELLQI; encoded by the coding sequence ATGCTTAATTTTCGCAAATTACGAAGGGATTTTACAGCTAATATTTTGCAAGATGGCAAGGAACTTTTTGACCAGGGAGCTGTGATTAATGCGAAGATCCTGTCAATGAATGGAGAGTCGGTGTGTATAGGAGCACAGGTTCGAGGTCTATACGACAACGTATATGAATGTGAAATAGAAGTTGATCGTTCGAAATCTGATACTATAGATTCTAACTGTGATTGCTCTTATAACTATGACTGTCAGCACATAGTAGCGCTACTGTTTTACTTAGAGAAATATTTCAATGAAATGGTGGTGGCCTACTCTCAGGAGGCTGATTTAGAGACGAATCAAGAAATAAATGAAGAAGTTAAGAAAGAGCTTCAAGAAACTTTTGTAGCTGCTGCAAGTAGGGAAGAAGAAAGAAAAGACCGTGCGCATCAAAAAGAAATCTTAAGTGAATACGTTCATGCAGCCAATGCGTTGAGTGCAAATCCATTTTTCCTTCCTCAGGAATATTTGGAAAAAAATTCTGCAGAACTTGCTGTTTTATTTGTTGCTTCTAATGACGAGGTATTCCGTCCGAATCAGCATGTGGAATTCCAATTAGTTTTACGTCTTCCTGGCCGTTCTAAGCCATTTTATATTTCAAATATTAAAACTTTCCTTGAAGGAGTTTTGTATCAAGAACCGATAATCCTTAATGGTCGTCGTTTCTTCTTCACAATGCAATCTTTCAATGTTTCCGATCGCAAACTTATAGATTTATTGATCCGTTATGTTCGTTATGCGAATCAAGCCCCTGAAGAAAAGTTATTGAAATCAGCCTATCTGACGTTGACATCATTAGGTGTGATTTTGGCAAAAATGTATGAACATCAGATGGCAGATCGTGGTGGGGGACAAGTCGGAGAGAAAGAAAGTTTTTCAGGTATGTTTTGTGGGAACCTTGAAGAACCTTTATATTGGTCGGCTTCTGCCGCTAAGATGAAGTTTGATTTAGATTTTTTCGATACCCCCTACAAGGCACTATTAATGACGCCATTAATTCTTGTGGATGATGAAACTCTTCAGCCTGAACAGGCGATTCTTTTAGAGTCTAATGTACCTGGAATTATCCACAATAATGTCTACCATCATTTTGCTCCTCAGATTCGACGAGCACATTTACGTTCTTTCTTAAGGCTGCGAGATATCACGATTCCGGAAGCTTTGTTCGGATCTTTCCGGGAAAATGCGCTTCCTGTGTTTAAGGAATACGCTGAGGTTTCTAATGTTGAAGTTTTAAATCCCTTTGTTACTCTTCCTTATGTTGAGGATATCCGTGGAGTCTGCAATATAAGTTATTTAGATGGGGAGTTAGAAGCGAAGTTACATTTTATCTATGATTCGCTCACGATTCCTGCGGCTTCGTTTGCTTTAAAATACCAAGATGTTCATGCGTTTATTCGTGATGATGGAATTTTAGCTAGGAATCTTGTTGAAGAACGTAAGATTACAGAAGAGGTTTTCTCAGGCTTTATTTATGACGAGCGCGACGGTGCTTTTCATGTAAAAAGTGAAAAGAAGATCGTGGAGTTTATGACAGAAACGATCCCGAATAATCAGCATAGGATTACATTTAACTGCCCTGAGACGCTCTCGGATCAATTTATTTATGATGAAACAGTCTTTGATCTTTCCTTTAAAGAGAGTTCAGAAGTTAATACTTATGAAGCCGAGCTCAAAGTTAATGGCTTACTGAAGGGAATTAGCTTAGACTTACTTTGGGATTGTATAAGTGCTAAAAAGCGTTTCCTAGAGTTGCCTAAGAAAGGCCGTAATGTAAAAACTCCTAGAAGGGGTAGAGCTTCTAGCACTACGAAACTTCCATGTATTTTAGTTTTAGATTTAGAAAAGATCTCTCCAGTTGTTCAGATTTTTAATGAAATAGGCTTTAAGGTTCTTGATAACTTTGTAGAAAAGTGTCCTTTATGGAGTTTGACAGGCATTTCTCCTGAGATTTTCAAAGGTTTACCAGTCAATTTTACAATGACGGATAAACTTGCTGAGATACAAAAGCAAATTCGTGGAGAAGTCGCTTTTGATTTCCAAGCTGTTCCTGAACAAATACAGGCGACATTGCGTAGTTACCAAACAGAAGGAATTCACTGGTTAGAGCGTCTTAGAAAAATGCATTTAAACGGTATTCTTGCTGATGATATGGGCCTTGGAAAGACCCTGCAAGCAATTATTGCCATTACACAAAGTAGATTAGAGAAGGGAAAGGGATGTTCTCTCATCGTCTGTCCAACATCCTTAGTATATAACTGGAAAGAAGAATTTCGCAAGTTCAATCCAGAATTTAAAACTATGATAGTGGATGGAATTCCTTCTCATAGACGTAGACAGTTGGCAGCTTTGTCGGAATATGATGTTGCTATTACTTCTTATAATCTGTTGCAAAAGGACATCGACACCTATAAGGATTTTGTCTTTGACTATGTAGTTTTAGACGAAGCCCATCATATTAAGAACCGCACGACGCGTAATGCGAAATCTGTAAAAATGATTCGTTCGGGACATAGGTTAATCTTAACAGGTACTCCTATCGAAAATTCTCTCGAAGAATTATGGAGCTTGTTCGACTTCTTGATGCCTGGTTTATTGAGTAGTTACGACCGCTTTGTTGGTAAGTATATCCGCACAGGCAATTACATGGGGAATAAGACCGACAATATGGTTGCTTTGAAGAAGAAGGTCGCGCCATTTATTCTTCGTCGCATGAAAGAAGATGTATTGGAAGATTTACCGCCTGTTTCAGAAATTCTGTACCATTGTCATCTTACAGATTCTCAGAAAGAGTTGTACCATTCGTATGCTGCTTCAGCGAAGAAAGAGCTTTCTCGTTTGGTTAAACAAGAAGGATTCGATCGTATACACATCCATGTTCTTGCAACGCTTACACGTTTAAAACAAATCTGCTGCCATCCAGCTATCTTTGCAAAAGATGTTCCTGAACCAGGCGATTCTGCAAAGTATGATTTGCTGATGGATCTTCTTTCTTCTCTTGTTGAGACGGGGCATAAAACGGTTCTCTTTAGTCAATACACCAAGATGTTAAGCATCATCAAAAAAGACCTAGAGGCTCGTGGAGTGCGCTTTGTTTATTTAGATGGTTCCACCAAGAACAGATTGGAGTTAGTCAATCAGTTTAACGAGGATCCGGGATTACTAGTTTTCCTGATTTCCTTAAAAGCTGGAGGAACAGGATTGAACCTTGTTGGTGCGGATACGGTAATTCACTATGATATGTGGTGGAACCCTGCTGTAGAAAATCAAGCTACCGATCGGGTGCATCGTATAGGGCAGAATCGCTCAGTGTCTTCATATAAGCTAGTTACGTTAAATACCATTGAGGAAAAAATTCTATCTCTTCAAAACAGGAAAAAGAGCCTTGTAAAGAAAGTGATCAACTCTGATGATGAAGTCGTTTCCAAGTTGACTTGGGAAGAAGTGCTAGAATTGCTACAGATATGA